The nucleotide sequence CTGGCCGAAGACGCGGCGGCGTTCGAACGGTTCTACGGGCCGCTCGACGGGTTGCTTTGTGAGCCGCTGGGCTGGGCGAAGTTGAACGATCAGCAGGGCGATGTCGTGCGGCTGGTCGACCCGTTCGGCATAGAAGCGGACCGATTTGCGTACGTCGCCACGTTTGACAGCAACTATACGTGGAGCCTAAGTGAAGGCGGTGTCGTCGAAAGCCAGTGGGGTCGTTCATCGGTGACGGGCGGCAGCCCGGGGGAGCGTAACGACGTCTTTGTTCCGCCCAGCGCGACCGGGTTGCAGGTGGACGTGTATCCCCGGATTTTCTCTCCCGACGGCGACGGATGGCAGGACGTCACGGTAATCACGATCATCGCTCCCCCCGCCGCTGACTATACGATGAAGGTATATGACAGCGACGGCCGCGTGGTAAAAACGTTCATGGACAAGGCCGGTCCCTGGGAGGTGCGGGTGGAGTACACGTGGGACGGGCGCGCCGACTCGGGCAACCGCCTGCCGATCGGGATCTACATTCTGTATTTTGACGCCGGCGGCGTGGAGTCGAGTAAGAAGACGGTGGTGATAGCGCGATGAAGACCGCAGGCATCATCGGGCTGACGTTCTTCTCGGCACTCTGCCTTTTGTCGCCGGCCGGGGCGTTTGAATTCATGACCTCCGACGGCCCGGGGATGGGGAGTTCGATTATGCTTTCCGAATCCTCGGCCTCGGTACTGGTGAGCGTCCCGACGGGCAGCATGGTGCCGGGCGAGTGGCAGGTTCAGATGGGGGCGAGCCGGAAGTTCGACCTGAGCGATCTTGACCGTGCCTTCATCGCGGCGGCGTACCGGTGGCGAGCGCTCACCACGAGCCTGGGATTGATGCAGTTCGGCCAGAGAGACCTGTACGCCGAACGTACGTTAAAGTGGTCGCTGGCGGTACGGAGGGATTCCGTCTCGGTGGGGTTGTCGGTTTCGGGTATGATGGTTGACATCAGCGGGGGATACGGCCAGTTACGGGCTGCCACGATCGGTGCCGGTGCGTCCTACCGTGGCGGGAGATGGTTTGTCTGTGCGGTCGGTGACAATCTCACCAGCCCGAAGCTCTACGAGGGGTCGGTCGCCCGGAGACCGAACTATTCGCTCTATGGCGAGTTTGTCGGCAAAGCGTCGTTTTCCGTGACGGGGCGAGCCGCCTTCCAGGATACAGAGAAACCGCAGTTTGCGCTTGCCCAGCGACTTCGTTTATCGGGCGGGTCGACGATATTCTGGGGGGTGTCGACGGCGCCGCTGACGTACGGTGCGGGTCTGGAATTGTTCGTGAAAAGGATATGGATATCTTACGCAACTTCGGTGCATCCGGTGCTGGGGTTCTCCCACACCGTTGCGCTCACGTTCGGTTCGAAGCAGTCGCGCTTGCGGGGAGACGGGTTTGATCAGCCGCGTTGACATCGAACAGCGTGAGCGGCAGACGCTGGCGCCCTTCGCGGCCTTTTCGGCCGAGACGAGGGGGCGTGGCTTTCCGCAGCACGATCATCCGCTCAGGACGGTGTACCAGCGAGATCGCGACCGCATCGTGCATTCGACCGCTTTCCGGCGCATGGAATACAAGACGCAGGTTTTTCTCGCCCACGAAGGCGATCATTTTCGGACGCGCCTGACCCATACGATTGAAGTGGCGCAGATCAGCCGAACGCTGGCCAGAAACCTGCGCCTCAACGAAGACCTCACCGAAGCGGTGGCTCTCGTGCACGACGTCGGGCACACCCCTTTCGGGCATTCCGGAGAAGATGTGCTTGACGAGTTGCTGACGGACCGTGACGGGTTCAACCATAATCGGCAGTCGCTTCGGGTCGTGGATATCCTGGAACAGCGCTATCCCGAACACCCGGGGCTGAACCTCTCCTACGAGGTGCGGGAGGGAATAGTCAAGCACGAGACCACCCGGGCGATCACCCATCCGGACTTTGACTCCGGCGAGTGGCCGACCCTGGAAGCCTCGCTGGTCGATATCGCCGACGAGGTTGCCTACAACGCCCACGACATTGATGATGGGCTGAGGTCGGGTCTGATACGGCTGGATGATATCCGTGATCTGGCCATCTGGGGAGAGCAACGGGACGAGTTGTTCGGTCACGAGGAAGGCACGTCCGGCGGTGAAAACGACCAGACACGCTACCGGCTCGTGCGCTGGCTGGTTGATCGCAAGGCCAGAGACGTGCTTGACGAGACGCAACGGCGGATTGACGCTCTCGGTGTCGTCGACATGAAGACCTTGCGATCGGCTCCGAGCAGAGTATGCGCCTATTCCGAGGCCATGGCGGCGTCGGTGGACGGACTCAAGGCCTTTCTACGGTCCCGCCTGTACTGTCATCCTCAGCTCATGGCGAAGTCCGAGCGCGCCAGGCAGGTGGTGGTAACGCTGTTCAACAGTTTCAAGGCGGACCCGACGCTGATGCCGGCCCGGTTCCAGGAGATGCTGCTCACGGAACAGGCCGAGACGGTTATCGCTGATTATATCGCGGGCATGACCGACCGCTACGCTGAGCGGTTGTATGGCGACGTCAACTGAAAACGAGGTCCGGCGTCCTCAGCTTAGGCGGTTCCTGCCGGCCTGAGGGCGGTCCGTTAGGCATATCCATACCAGTGAAATGTGAATGATAGTGCAGGGTGCCGGTCGCCGGGAGCGGTGGCCTTCTGTTAACCTGTTGAAAGACAAGGGCTGAGGTTTCCTGACGCGGGCAGATCCGGGGGGCACAGGGGTTGCTCCGAGTACCGGTATGCAGTGCTTCTTCGGGACCTTCGATCTGCCTGAAACGGCTGCCGACGGCAAGTCCGCGGTGGTGACCTTCCACATACCGGACATGGGGATCAGATTCAAAGCCCCCTTTGCGGCGGTGGACAAGAACCATTCTGGTCTGGCCTCCCTGCTGGCCCTGCTGGAGTTCATAGACTCCAACCAGAAGTACTTCTCCAATCAGACTTTTCAGATTTTCGGCAACAATCAGTCGGTTATCGACCAGGTGAACGGGCGCAAACATTCTCCCGATCAGTTTGCCCCTCTGATTGAACGAGCCTTCAGATACCGTGAGAAGTATCGGTTTTCACTTGACTGGGTGCCTCGTTCCGAGAATCCCGCCGTCGATCCGCTTTTCGATTGACCTGTTTTCCAATGTCGTGGTATACTACTGCCATGACTCGCGAAAGGCGATCTTTAACCCCTAAAGCTCTATCGGACGCTGTTTCCTCGGGAAAATTCGAGCCCCTGTACTACTTCTATGGTACGGAAGACTACCGGATTGTGGAGGCGGAGAAGTTTGTGGCCCATCAGTTTCTGCCGGAGCGCCAGATACCGACGAACTACCGGAGAATGGACGGACGGCGAACAAAGTGCGTCGATATTCTCGCGGAGCTGTCGGCGTATCCCATGCTCGGCGAGCGTCAGGTGATAGCGGTCTCCGATATCCAGAGTTACAACGCCTCCGAAATAGATCGTATCCTGAAGATTCTCGATCCGCCCGACCCGAACCGGATTGTCGTGTTCAGTTCGCCGTCAGCCAGGACGCCAAGGAAGAATTCAGCGGCCAAGAACAGGCTCGCCTCGGCGGCGGTGACGGTGGAATTCACCAAGATGACGGCGCGGGAGACGGCGGGCATGATCAGCCGAAAGCTGGCCGGGCACGGCCTGGAGATTGAGCCTGATGCTCTGACCTTGCTGACCGAACTCGTGGGTGGCAATCGCGGTGCGGTTGAGACCGAGACCGGCAAGCTCGTCGACTACGTGGGACAGGGCCGGACGGTGACGGCTGAGGATATTCGAGCGGTTTCGGCCGGGTTTCAAGTGTATTCGATTTTCACGCTGGCCGACGAGATTATCAACGGGGACAGACGGCGTGTGCTCAGACAGGTGCAGACTCTGATCGCGGACGGCAGTTCGCCCACGGGGATTCTTTTTTTCGTCGGTCAGCATTTTTTGTCCCTGTATCTTGTCAGGAACGACAAACCGCTGCCGCCGAATGTCCGCTTCCTGGCGGGGAAGTTCCGGCAGCAGGCGTCAAGGTTCGACAACCGTCAACTGGAATACTTCCTGACGGAGATTGCGGCCTGTGACGCCATGATGCGCCGCCAGAGCATGAAACCGCGAATGGCGCTGGAGGCGCTGGTTCTGAAGCTGATGGAGTCGGCCGGATAGCCGGCAAAAAGGGCAAGCTCGACGGGAAGAAATGGCCGCTTTGGGAGTAGCTGAGGTAGATAACGCGGTCAGCGATCGCAAGCTGATCGAGGCCGTCCAGAACGGTGACAACAAGGCGTTTGGCCCCCTCATCCGGCGCTACCAGAAGCGGCTGTTTCGGTTCGTGTACGGACTGACCGGGTCATTCGACCAGACTGAGGACCTTGTTCAGGAGGCGTTTGTGAAAGCCTGGGGTGCCATCGGGACCTTTCGTACGGAGCACGATTTCTACCCGTGGCTGGCCACTATCGCGCGCAATCTTGCGATCAATCAAATCCACCGGGAGCAGAAGAAGGAGTCGCTGGACAAGCTGACCGGCAAAGGGTTTGATCCGCGCTCGGCGGAGTTGGGCCCGCTGGAGAAGCTGCTGGACAAGGAGGGACAGAAGCGGTTTTATCGGGCGCTGAAGTTGATGCCGGTGGAATACCGCTCGGTGTTCGTTTTGCGGCACTTCGAGGGTATGGATTACAACGAGATTGCCAGCTTCCTGAAGATTCCGCCCGGGACAGTGGATTCTCGACTGTACCGGGCGCGGAGGTACCTGATGGCCGCGCTGCGGGATTGGCTGTAGAATCGTTCAGGTCGGGGATACCGGCACGAACGGAGAACCTATGAATCACGAGTATTTTGAGGATCGGATTTCAGCCTACCTGGACCACGGCCTGCCGCCGATGGAGCAGGCAGCAGTAGAAGAACATCTCAAGGCATGTCAGAAGTGCCAGCAATTGCTGGCCAGATTGAAAGAGTTGGACGGGCTGGTCGACCGGCACAGCCAGCTGGGCGGGAACGGATACTGGGAGCAGTCGGCTCGCAAGATCGAGGAGCGTATCGGCATTGCCGCTACCGAGGTGACAGATGTGCAGCCGGCCGGGCGCGGCCGGGGGCCAGGCTGGAAATGGGCGACAGCGGTGGCGTCGGTGGCCATTCTGGCGGCCATCGGTCTGCGCCAGTCGGACATTGTGAGGGACGAAACGATGGTGCCGGCTGTCCGGGCGCCGCAACAACCGGCGGCCGGGGAGGAATCGGTCCCGGAAGTGAAGGAAGCGGAGGTTGAGGAGCCCTCTGGTGCCATTCAGGAGGAATTCATACCGACGCCGGCAAAGCCGACCGAGTTGCCGGACGCGGCAGATCGCCGGGAGAAGCCGGCGGCAAGTTCGGGCACGCGTGGCAGAAAAGAGGAACCGGCGCCGGTCAGCGTGCAGCCGCCCGCTGAGACTGTGTATGTTCAGGGCGGAAAGAAGGGTGAGGAAGATCACCTTGCGGGTGAGTCACTTGAGTCCCGGGATTACAAGAGTGATGTCAAAAAAGAGTCCGAGGAGGAGTTTTTTCAGCCCCAGGCAGTTGTGCCGGAACTCGCGGATCTGGAGCCGCGCGGGGCCGGTGACCTTGGCGTCTGGCGGCAGAGGCGAGATTCCCTGATGGCCTTATTTCGGGCCCCTTCGCAGCCTGACAAGTCTATCGTTGAGCGTGCCGGGTTGAAATCGGCCCTTGTCGAGAGGACGACCATGGACCGCGATTCTCAGGCACGGATCGAGGCGGGACTGCTCGAGGCCTGTTACCGGGTGGCAATCCTGAGCCCGGACAGCAGTGAGACGGCCAGGGCGGCCGCAATACTGGACAGCATAGCCGTTGACACCACCTCGCCCAGCCGTGACCTGGCTCGCCGGTATCTCGAAAGGCTGAGAAAGCAGTAGGTGCCCCCTGCAGATTGGCCGCAAAGCAGTGAATCTTTGGCACCGGCCTTCCGTATACCTATACCAGAGATCCGTACTGGAGAGTAGGAGGAGTCCCCGTGAGTAAAAGGCTTTACCGCTCGACAACTCAGAAGGTGTTCGCCGGGGTCTGCGGTGGTTTCGGCGATTACTTCGAGGTCGACCCGGTGCTTGTAAGGATCATCGCGGTTATCCTTTTCTTCGCACACGGTGTCGGATTTCTGGCCTATATGGTCGCCTGGATCGTGATGCCGAAGCGTCCGGTTGGGGAACCGGTATCTGGTGAACGGCACTATTCATCCTGGCATAAGTACCTTCCGGGGGTGATCCTGATCGCCATCGGTGCCGCCCTGCTCCTTCGTGAGTTCTGGTACTGGTTCGATTTTGGTGAGATGTGGGCTGTCCTGTTAATCCTTGCCGGACTGGGGCTCATTTTCCTCAGGAGCAGCAAGCGCAATGAAGGGACGGAAAGTCAGCACGTAAACGGCCACAATATGAACAGTCATAACGGGATGGGATCGGTATGACACCGGCACGCTTTCGATGGGGCATGCTGCTGATTCTTATCGGCACGCTTGTTTTGTTGCGCAATTTTGACGTTCTCGAATACAACTTCTGGTGGGATTTCATAATATACTTCCCGCTTTTCCTCATAGCGGTCGGCATTGAGAAGATCTTTACCGGCTCCCGGATGGAGTTCATTTCATATCTCACCACGGTAGCCCTGGTTGGCGGAGCAGCCTTCGTGGCGTTGGAGGGAGCCGAAAGCAGCGAAGCCAGTTTCTTCTCGCAGACAACATACACTCAGGAGGCCGATCCGTCGGCCGAGAGCCTTCGGGCCGTGCTGCACCTCGGCAGTGGGGACCTGACGATTCGTGATGCCGGAGATAACATGGTCTACGGTCGATTTCGGGAGTTCACGCGCAAGCCCAAGATCAGCTATTCGCTTAAAGGTGATCAGGCGGAGGTCGTGTTCGACAGCCGGTCGGGACGGTTCTTCAGCGGCCTTGTACAGGTGGAATCGGATGACCCCGACGACTGGTACTTGTCATTTTCCGATCACGTGCCGCTGTCGCTGGAGTGTTCCGGCGACCATTCGGATATACACATGAACCTGTCAACGACACCGCTGCGCGATTTGCGTCTCGAGGCCGACGATGCCGAAATATACCTCAAGATCGGCGACCTGCTGCCGTTCGTGAGCGTCACGGTCAAGGGTGACGAATCGAAGCTGCGGTTGCGGGTGCCGCGAGACGTTGGGCTTCGGGTCTCCGGGGCTGAGCACCGGAATCTCCTGAAACGAATTGGTCTGAAAGAAGACAGCGGATTTTTTGTCAACGACGGCTTCGATACGTTGAAGCGGAAGATAGAAATTGATCTGGGCGATCGGTTTCGGTCGCTATCTCTGGATTTCTACTGATATACTCTTCCTCCAGTACTCTTATTGCCGGCTGGCCCGCGGATCCCCGCGGGCCAGCTTAATTTATGGTCAGCCGTACTTGAATGACCCGGGTGCCCGGGTGTGACTCGGCGGCTTCCTGAGCGGCGGGGGGCGGCCGCCGTGCGAATTCGGGTTGCACTCGGGTCGAATGCCGCCTAAATTCGGTCACATGGCTGCGTCACGGTACAACCTTACGAAATTCAAGGGCAAGATCATCGCCATCGACGGCCCGGCTGGATCGGGCAAGTCCACCACGGCCAGGCTGGTCGCGGCCCGGCTCGGCTACCGGTATCTGGACACGGGAGCCATGTACCGGGCCCTGACGTGGTTTGCGTTAAAACACGGTGTCTTTCCGTCTGATGCCACCCGGCTGACCGCGCTGGCGCAGAAGCTCGCCATTGAATTCGAAACCCACGAGGACGTGAACAGGGTCCTGGTCAATGGCGAAGACGTCACGACCCGGATACGCAGCGCCGAGGTGACCCGGCACGTCTCGGAAGTGTCGGCCCACCGGGGGGTGCGCGAGGCAATGGTAGTCAAGCAGCGGGAGCTGGGCAGGGACGGTTCGATAGTGGCTGAGGGCCGTGACACCACGACGGTGGTCTTTCCGGACGCGCACCTGAAAGTTTACCTGGATGCCTCTATCCGCGAGCGAGCGCAGCGACGCCTGATAGATCTTGCAGGAATGGGTGTGGCGGCGACTATCGAGGAGCAGATTGCCGATATCGAGCGGCGGGATGCCTACGATTCGCAGCGGCAGCACTCGCCGTTGACCAGGGCCAGGGACGCTCACATAGTAGACACCTCGAATCAGACGATCGATCAACAGGTTGAGCAGGTCCTCGTCCTGTTCAAGGCCGTACTGAAGTGAAGGTCAAGATTCTTTATGCCATTGGCTGGTGCCTGTCGCGCTTGATTATGAGCGTGTTGTTCCGGGTCAGAATCACGGGCACCGAGCACATACCCGACCGAGGTGCTTTCATCCTGGCTTCGAACCACATCTCGTTTTATGACCCGCCGTTTCTGGGGGCGTCGGTAAGGCGGGAACTGTATTTCTTTGCCAAGAAAGAACTTTTTGACAACGCGTTGTTCGGCGCGGTGCTTCGACGCGTCAACGCTTTGCCGGCGCGTCGCGGGTCGGTTGACCGTCGGGCGCTCGATACCTCGATACGTGTCCTGGGCCAGGGGCGTGGTCTGGTCATGTTCCCTGAAGGCACGCGCTCGATGACCGGCGACCTGCTGCCGCCGAGAGCGGGGGTGGGGTTGATCGCGGCCCGGGTGCGCTGCCCCATTGTGGTGGCCCATGTTCAGGGTTCGAACCGGCTGTTGGACTGCTTTCTGGGGCGGCAGCGCCTGTCGGTGACGTTTGGCGAGCCCATCCTGCCCGACGACTACGGGGAACTTCCCGCCGGGAAACAAGCTTATATCAAGATTACCGGCATGGTCATGGAGCGGATACGGCGTCTGAAGGACGGGGTCGAGCATCTCAAGTAATTGAGCGCACTGGCCGAAAGTGTGGATAGTGCGCAATTTCCGGGAAAAACCGCTTGGCAAATTTGGGATATTCGTTATACTGTGTGGCTCTCCTCATAACGGAATCGTTTTGAAGGCGAGGTCCCCGGCAGCTTTCCCGCAGGGAAAAATCCAAAGCTTCCGGGTTTCGAAGGAGGTTCTTTTTTTCGTACATGGCTACAGCCAAAAGAACAAAGAGCACCGCCGGCCCTGCCAGGACATCCCGGCGGAAGGCGACCGGCAGTAGGAAGACCGTCAAGGTCAAGACCAAGATTACCAAGGGGGCAGTCAAGGCAGTGGAGCCTGAGGCCATCAAGCCGCAGGAGTCGGAACTGCAAGACATGGTAATGACGGTGCGTCGTGAGCGGGTAGTCCAGCGAGCTCGCGACCGCGTCGTGCAGGTGGCGCAAACGCCCGAGGTCCAGCCGGAGATACGGGCGGTCAAGATCACTGACGTTTCCGGCGTCGTTTACGACAAGGCTGACTACGACGCGATGGTTGAGATGTATGATTCGACCATCAAGGACATCAAGGAAGGCGAGATCGTAAAAGGCCGCGTGCTTGGCGTTTCGCTGGACGACGTCATCGTAGACGTCGGTTTCAAGTCCGAGGGGATTATCCCGATCAGCGAGTTTCCTCTGCCGGTCAACATCGCGGTCGGTGACACCATCGAGGTGTTCCTGGAGCAGATCGAGAATTCGCACGGCCAGCTTATTTTGTCCAAGCAGAAGGCCGACTTCATGCGCGTCTGGGACAGGATTCGCGACGTGCACGACGCCGGGGGGACGATTGACGGCCGGGTGTCGCGCCGGATAAAGGGAGGTGTGGTGGTCGACATCATGGGCGTTGACGCCTTTCTGCCGGGCTCGCAGATTTCACTTCGTCAGGTGCCGGATTTCGACGCCCTCATCGCGCAGACGATGACGGTTAAGATCATCAAGCTGAACAAAAGCCGCCGTAACATTGTCGTTTCGCGCCGCATCGTGCTCGAGGAGGAGCGCGATCGGATGCGGTCGCATCTGCTGGGCGAGATCGAGGTCGGCCAGATTCGTCAGGGGACGGTCAAGAATATCACCGACTTCGGCGTTTTCATCGATATGGGCGGGGTGGACGGGCTCTTGCACATCACCGATATGTCGTGGGGCCGGATCCGCCATCCCTCGGAAATGGTTTCGCTTGGCCACAAGATTGACGTCAAGGTTCTCGATTTCGATGAGAAAACGTCCCGTATTTCACTTGGCCTCAAGCAGATGACGCCGTACCCGTGGGAGAACATCGAAGAGAAATTCCCGATCGGCAGGAAAGTTACCGGCCGGGTCGTTTCGATAACCGACTACGGGGCGTTCGTGGAGCTGGAAAAAGGCATCGAGGGGCTGATTCACATCTCTGAGATGTCGTGGACTCAGCACATCAAGCACCCTTCCAAGATCATGAACGTTAACGATCAGGTTGACGCCATCGTGCTTTCCGTGGACAAGGAGAACGAGAAGATTTCTCTGGGAATCAAGCAGATGGAGCCCGATCCGTGGCTGACCATCGAGCACCGGTATCCGATTAACACGGTGGTCACGGGCAAGGTGCGCAACCTTACCGCGTTTGGCGCCTTCGTGGAGCTTGAGGAGGGGATCGACGGTCTGGTGCACATTTCGGACATGTCCTGGACGCGGCGCGTTCAGCACCCTTCCGAGGTGATGAAGAAGGGGGATACGGTGGAGGTCCGGGTCATCAAGATCGACCATGACAACCGTCGCATTTCACTCGGCTTCAAGCAACTGACCGAGGATCCGTGGCCGGAACTGGCAAGGAAACTGGCCGTGGGCACCGAATCGCTCGGCACCATCGTCAAAGTGCTCGACCGCGGAGTAGTGGTTGATCTGGGTGATGGCGTCGAGGGGTTTGTTCCGGCCAGCCAGCTGGCCACGCAGGAACTGACCGATCCCACGGGCGTCTTCAGGGAAGCCGAGGAGATCCCGCTGCAGGTAATCGAATTCGACCGCAATCAGCACAAGGTAGTCCTGTCGGTTGTGGCGTACTACAAGAAGCGAGAGCGAGCTGAGTTCGACAATTACCTCACCAAGCATTCGACTCAAGCCGGTGGTTCCATGGCTGACGTGATGCCCGAGGAGATGAAGGCGAAAGCCGAGGCGGCTCCTGCGCAGGAGACGTCCGGTGAGCCGGCCTCCGAGCACGCGCCGGCTGAACGGTCCGCCGAGGAGCAGCAGGAACGGGGAATCGAACCGTCTTCGGCTCAGCCGGATGACGGTCCCGATCAGGCTGCTGGCTCCGGTGAGGCTCCGCCCGAGGCGGCAGCGGACGATCAATCCGTGGAGGAATCCAAAGACTAACGGGGGCGGTCTCTTTACGATATGGGAGCAGCGGTCACAGGGACTGCTGCTCCTTTTTTTTATGGTGAGCCGGGACCCGGCGGTCGGCCTGCCCGACGAACTGGCCGTAGAGGGCGCTAAAAAGGCAACTATCGAGCACGGTCTTTTCGTTATATTACTGAGAGTGAAGAAATCCACGTTCAAGAAATTGTCAATCCGGACGGTCGGGTGCCGTCTCAACCAGTACGAGACCGAGCGGATGGTCGCCGACCTGTACCGGTACGGCTTTCGGCGGGCTAAAAAAGGTGAGCCGGCGGATCTATACATTATAAACACCTGCACGGTCACCCATCGAGCCGACCAGAGCAGCCGCAACATGATCAGCCGGGCGGTGCGTGAAAATCCCGATGCCAGTGTCGTTGTGGCCGGTTGTTACGTGGACAGCGATCCGGACAGGATCGCCGCCATGGAAGGCGTCGATGTGCTGCTTCCGAACGCGGACAAGGAGCGAATAGGGGAGATTCTCCCGGAGCGCCTGCCGGAGTTGTTTGCAGAGCAACCGGAAACGAGCTGCGCCGCGACGTATCCGCCATTCAGTAACTACAACCGTTCCTGGCTGAAAATCTCAGACGGGTGTAACCAGAACTGCTCGTTTTGCGTCCTGCCGGCGGTTCGGGGCAGGTTGCGCAATCGCCCGCCGCTGGAGATACTGGACGAGGTTAACGCGCTGGTCGAGAACGGATTCAATGAGGTGGTGCTAACGGGCGTTCACGTCGGGCACTACCGGTATCGGCGTGGCGAGCCGCGGGTGAAGAACCTGGCGGGGCTGTGCCGCCTGATCCTCGAGGGGAGCGAACTGAAAAAGCTCCGCATTTCATCGATAGAGCCGCAGATGGTGTCCGATGAGCTGGTGGACACTTACACGCAAATGAGTGGACGCATCTGCCGCCACCTGCACGTTCCGCTCCAGTCAGGGTCACCGCGCATCCTCAGGCTGATGCGTCGCCCTTACACTCAGAACTTCTATGTTCGCCGTCTGGCGCTGGTGAAGGAAACCGTGCCGGAAATGATTGTCGGCGCCGACGTGATTGTCGGCTTTCCCGGCGAGACGAACGAGGATTTCGAACGGACGCGACGTATCTGCGAGTCCGGCCTCATCGACTACCTGCACGTCTTCAGCTATTCGGATCGTCCGGGCACGCCGGCGGCCGAGTTGCCGCACAAAGTGAAACCGGACG is from Acidobacteriota bacterium and encodes:
- a CDS encoding deoxyguanosinetriphosphate triphosphohydrolase; translation: MISRVDIEQRERQTLAPFAAFSAETRGRGFPQHDHPLRTVYQRDRDRIVHSTAFRRMEYKTQVFLAHEGDHFRTRLTHTIEVAQISRTLARNLRLNEDLTEAVALVHDVGHTPFGHSGEDVLDELLTDRDGFNHNRQSLRVVDILEQRYPEHPGLNLSYEVREGIVKHETTRAITHPDFDSGEWPTLEASLVDIADEVAYNAHDIDDGLRSGLIRLDDIRDLAIWGEQRDELFGHEEGTSGGENDQTRYRLVRWLVDRKARDVLDETQRRIDALGVVDMKTLRSAPSRVCAYSEAMAASVDGLKAFLRSRLYCHPQLMAKSERARQVVVTLFNSFKADPTLMPARFQEMLLTEQAETVIADYIAGMTDRYAERLYGDVN
- the holA gene encoding DNA polymerase III subunit delta codes for the protein MTRERRSLTPKALSDAVSSGKFEPLYYFYGTEDYRIVEAEKFVAHQFLPERQIPTNYRRMDGRRTKCVDILAELSAYPMLGERQVIAVSDIQSYNASEIDRILKILDPPDPNRIVVFSSPSARTPRKNSAAKNRLASAAVTVEFTKMTARETAGMISRKLAGHGLEIEPDALTLLTELVGGNRGAVETETGKLVDYVGQGRTVTAEDIRAVSAGFQVYSIFTLADEIINGDRRRVLRQVQTLIADGSSPTGILFFVGQHFLSLYLVRNDKPLPPNVRFLAGKFRQQASRFDNRQLEYFLTEIAACDAMMRRQSMKPRMALEALVLKLMESAG
- a CDS encoding sigma-70 family RNA polymerase sigma factor, with protein sequence MGVAEVDNAVSDRKLIEAVQNGDNKAFGPLIRRYQKRLFRFVYGLTGSFDQTEDLVQEAFVKAWGAIGTFRTEHDFYPWLATIARNLAINQIHREQKKESLDKLTGKGFDPRSAELGPLEKLLDKEGQKRFYRALKLMPVEYRSVFVLRHFEGMDYNEIASFLKIPPGTVDSRLYRARRYLMAALRDWL
- a CDS encoding zf-HC2 domain-containing protein gives rise to the protein MNHEYFEDRISAYLDHGLPPMEQAAVEEHLKACQKCQQLLARLKELDGLVDRHSQLGGNGYWEQSARKIEERIGIAATEVTDVQPAGRGRGPGWKWATAVASVAILAAIGLRQSDIVRDETMVPAVRAPQQPAAGEESVPEVKEAEVEEPSGAIQEEFIPTPAKPTELPDAADRREKPAASSGTRGRKEEPAPVSVQPPAETVYVQGGKKGEEDHLAGESLESRDYKSDVKKESEEEFFQPQAVVPELADLEPRGAGDLGVWRQRRDSLMALFRAPSQPDKSIVERAGLKSALVERTTMDRDSQARIEAGLLEACYRVAILSPDSSETARAAAILDSIAVDTTSPSRDLARRYLERLRKQ
- a CDS encoding PspC domain-containing protein, with the protein product MSKRLYRSTTQKVFAGVCGGFGDYFEVDPVLVRIIAVILFFAHGVGFLAYMVAWIVMPKRPVGEPVSGERHYSSWHKYLPGVILIAIGAALLLREFWYWFDFGEMWAVLLILAGLGLIFLRSSKRNEGTESQHVNGHNMNSHNGMGSV
- a CDS encoding DUF5668 domain-containing protein is translated as MTPARFRWGMLLILIGTLVLLRNFDVLEYNFWWDFIIYFPLFLIAVGIEKIFTGSRMEFISYLTTVALVGGAAFVALEGAESSEASFFSQTTYTQEADPSAESLRAVLHLGSGDLTIRDAGDNMVYGRFREFTRKPKISYSLKGDQAEVVFDSRSGRFFSGLVQVESDDPDDWYLSFSDHVPLSLECSGDHSDIHMNLSTTPLRDLRLEADDAEIYLKIGDLLPFVSVTVKGDESKLRLRVPRDVGLRVSGAEHRNLLKRIGLKEDSGFFVNDGFDTLKRKIEIDLGDRFRSLSLDFY
- the cmk gene encoding (d)CMP kinase; this translates as MPPKFGHMAASRYNLTKFKGKIIAIDGPAGSGKSTTARLVAARLGYRYLDTGAMYRALTWFALKHGVFPSDATRLTALAQKLAIEFETHEDVNRVLVNGEDVTTRIRSAEVTRHVSEVSAHRGVREAMVVKQRELGRDGSIVAEGRDTTTVVFPDAHLKVYLDASIRERAQRRLIDLAGMGVAATIEEQIADIERRDAYDSQRQHSPLTRARDAHIVDTSNQTIDQQVEQVLVLFKAVLK
- a CDS encoding lysophospholipid acyltransferase family protein encodes the protein MKVKILYAIGWCLSRLIMSVLFRVRITGTEHIPDRGAFILASNHISFYDPPFLGASVRRELYFFAKKELFDNALFGAVLRRVNALPARRGSVDRRALDTSIRVLGQGRGLVMFPEGTRSMTGDLLPPRAGVGLIAARVRCPIVVAHVQGSNRLLDCFLGRQRLSVTFGEPILPDDYGELPAGKQAYIKITGMVMERIRRLKDGVEHLK
- the rpsA gene encoding 30S ribosomal protein S1, translated to MATAKRTKSTAGPARTSRRKATGSRKTVKVKTKITKGAVKAVEPEAIKPQESELQDMVMTVRRERVVQRARDRVVQVAQTPEVQPEIRAVKITDVSGVVYDKADYDAMVEMYDSTIKDIKEGEIVKGRVLGVSLDDVIVDVGFKSEGIIPISEFPLPVNIAVGDTIEVFLEQIENSHGQLILSKQKADFMRVWDRIRDVHDAGGTIDGRVSRRIKGGVVVDIMGVDAFLPGSQISLRQVPDFDALIAQTMTVKIIKLNKSRRNIVVSRRIVLEEERDRMRSHLLGEIEVGQIRQGTVKNITDFGVFIDMGGVDGLLHITDMSWGRIRHPSEMVSLGHKIDVKVLDFDEKTSRISLGLKQMTPYPWENIEEKFPIGRKVTGRVVSITDYGAFVELEKGIEGLIHISEMSWTQHIKHPSKIMNVNDQVDAIVLSVDKENEKISLGIKQMEPDPWLTIEHRYPINTVVTGKVRNLTAFGAFVELEEGIDGLVHISDMSWTRRVQHPSEVMKKGDTVEVRVIKIDHDNRRISLGFKQLTEDPWPELARKLAVGTESLGTIVKVLDRGVVVDLGDGVEGFVPASQLATQELTDPTGVFREAEEIPLQVIEFDRNQHKVVLSVVAYYKKRERAEFDNYLTKHSTQAGGSMADVMPEEMKAKAEAAPAQETSGEPASEHAPAERSAEEQQERGIEPSSAQPDDGPDQAAGSGEAPPEAAADDQSVEESKD